The following proteins are co-located in the Conyzicola lurida genome:
- a CDS encoding cytochrome c oxidase subunit 4, whose translation MNVNARLFWLLAAFFAFISVVYTVWTLLYGAQDLAQDPGAGGDPGIHIEWAGSLGLLLAAVAAAFIAFYVGRVHSTQGGVLPEDRLDAEIDDGDAELGHFSPWSWWPVTLAGALALMFLGLAVGVWIAFIGAGLLMIALVGWVFEYYRGNFAR comes from the coding sequence GTGAATGTCAATGCCCGACTCTTCTGGCTGCTCGCCGCGTTCTTCGCGTTTATCTCCGTGGTCTACACGGTGTGGACACTGCTCTACGGCGCGCAGGACCTCGCGCAAGATCCCGGCGCCGGCGGCGACCCCGGAATCCACATCGAATGGGCTGGCAGCCTGGGCCTGCTGCTCGCCGCCGTCGCGGCGGCGTTCATCGCGTTCTACGTCGGACGTGTCCACTCCACCCAGGGCGGCGTGCTCCCCGAAGACCGGCTCGACGCCGAAATCGACGACGGCGACGCCGAACTGGGCCACTTCAGCCCGTGGAGCTGGTGGCCGGTCACCCTCGCCGGAGCGCTCGCGCTGATGTTCCTCGGGCTCGCGGTCGGAGTCTGGATCGCTTTCATCGGGGCCGGACTGCTCATGATCGCGCTCGTCGGCTGGGTCTTCGAGTATTACCGCGGCAACTTCGCTCGCTGA
- a CDS encoding glycosyltransferase family A protein — protein sequence MHPAPEQPATSVATISVVIPAKDDADLLERCLRALALQSRPADEIVVVDNDSSDDTADRARRLGATVISETRPGIPAASAAGYDHARGDIIARLDADCIPAADWLQRIETAFADEPGTVAVTNGARFIDGPRHLRALAATLYLGAYFGTVSAALGHVPLFGSNFAMRRSGWEAVRLEVHRHDAMVHDDMDLSFHLGADHLIRRDRRLGMGISMRPFYDGRGSIRVVRGFRSIAIHWPQDLPWLRAARVWKSRAARA from the coding sequence ATGCACCCCGCACCTGAACAGCCCGCCACGTCCGTCGCCACGATCTCCGTCGTCATCCCGGCCAAGGACGACGCCGACCTGCTCGAGCGCTGCCTCCGGGCGCTCGCGCTGCAGTCGCGCCCCGCCGACGAGATCGTCGTGGTCGACAACGACTCGAGCGACGACACGGCCGACCGCGCCCGCCGTCTCGGCGCGACCGTGATCAGCGAGACCCGCCCGGGCATCCCCGCGGCGAGCGCCGCGGGCTACGACCACGCCCGCGGCGACATCATCGCCCGGCTCGACGCCGACTGCATCCCCGCCGCGGACTGGCTGCAGCGGATCGAGACCGCGTTCGCCGACGAGCCCGGCACGGTCGCCGTGACCAACGGGGCGCGGTTCATCGACGGGCCCCGCCACCTCCGCGCCCTCGCCGCCACCCTCTACCTCGGCGCGTACTTCGGCACCGTCTCCGCGGCGCTCGGCCACGTGCCGCTCTTCGGCTCCAACTTCGCGATGCGCCGCTCCGGCTGGGAGGCGGTGCGGCTCGAGGTGCACCGTCACGACGCCATGGTGCACGACGACATGGACCTGTCGTTCCACCTCGGCGCCGACCACCTGATCCGCCGCGACCGTCGACTCGGCATGGGCATCTCGATGCGCCCGTTCTACGACGGCCGCGGGAGCATCCGCGTGGTGCGCGGCTTCCGCTCGATCGCCATCCACTGGCCGCAGGACCTGCCGTGGCTGCGGGCCGCACGCGTCTGGAAGAGCCGGGCGGCGCGGGCCTGA
- a CDS encoding SDR family oxidoreductase, which translates to MTSFTDKVVLITGAGSGLGRATALAVAAQGASLALVDVSEKGLAETQAAVLAASPEAKTIVVTADVSDEAQVEAYVAATVAEFGRIDGFFNNAGIEGKQNPTEDYASDEFARVLSINLSGVFFGLKHVLAVMKKQSSGHIVNTASVGGIRGIGNQSGYAAAKHGVVGLTRNSAVEYGEFGVTINAVAPGAIWTPMVENSMKQLDAENPEKAAEQFIQANPTKRYGKAEEVASVVAFLLSDAASYVNAQVIAIDGGQSQKY; encoded by the coding sequence ATGACTAGCTTCACCGACAAGGTCGTTCTCATCACCGGCGCCGGCTCCGGCCTCGGACGCGCCACCGCTCTCGCCGTCGCCGCCCAGGGCGCCTCGCTCGCGCTCGTCGACGTCTCCGAGAAGGGCCTCGCCGAGACGCAGGCCGCCGTGCTCGCCGCCTCCCCCGAGGCGAAGACCATCGTCGTGACCGCCGACGTCTCCGACGAGGCCCAGGTCGAGGCGTACGTCGCAGCCACCGTCGCCGAGTTCGGCCGCATCGACGGTTTCTTCAACAACGCCGGCATCGAAGGCAAGCAGAACCCGACCGAGGACTACGCGTCCGATGAGTTCGCCCGCGTGCTGTCGATCAACCTCAGCGGAGTCTTCTTCGGCCTCAAGCACGTGCTCGCCGTGATGAAGAAGCAGAGCTCCGGCCACATCGTGAACACCGCCTCCGTCGGCGGCATCCGCGGCATCGGCAACCAGTCCGGCTATGCCGCGGCCAAGCACGGCGTCGTCGGCCTCACCCGCAACTCGGCCGTCGAGTACGGCGAGTTCGGCGTGACGATCAACGCCGTCGCCCCCGGCGCCATCTGGACCCCCATGGTCGAGAACTCGATGAAGCAGCTCGACGCCGAGAACCCCGAGAAGGCCGCCGAGCAGTTCATCCAGGCCAACCCGACCAAGCGCTACGGCAAGGCCGAAGAGGTCGCATCGGTCGTCGCCTTCCTGCTCTCCGACGCCGCGTCGTACGTCAACGCGCAGGTCATCGCCATCGACGGCGGACAGTCGCAGAAGTACTGA